From a single Sorghum bicolor cultivar BTx623 chromosome 5, Sorghum_bicolor_NCBIv3, whole genome shotgun sequence genomic region:
- the LOC8069317 gene encoding RING-H2 finger protein ATL74, whose translation MDMLDRSRSLTADEAMNMPERSLTTDEDMEMERFFLTFSNDNGGNNYFNSVVILNLLAQQLEVDFETVLGRVFGGGAYGDGGAVVVPASDAAVASLEKQAFHATAEGRRDSDSECGVTGCAICLEEFEDGEEVTVMPCSRGHAFHSGCITEWLGKSNTCPLCRHALPTDLDDGP comes from the exons ATGGACATGCTGGATCGCTCCCGCTCCCTGACCGCTGACGAAGCCATGAACATGCCGGAGCGCTCCCTGACCACTGACGAAGACATGGAGATGGAGCGCTTCTTCCTGACCTTCAGCAACGACAATGGG GGCAACAACTACTTCAACAGCGTGGTGATTCTCAATCTCCTGGCACAGCAGCTGGAGGTCGATTTCGAAACTGTCCTAGGTCGTGTCTTCGGAGGTGGAGCgtacggcgacggcggcgccgtcgtcgtcccTGCGTCCGACGCGGCGGTCGCAAGCCTGGAGAAGCAAGCCTTCCACGCCACGGCGGAAGGGCGGcgcgactccgactccgagtgcGGCGTCACAGGGTGTGCGATCTGCTTGGAGGAATTCGAGGACGGCGAGGAGGTCACCGTCATGCCGTGCTCGCGTGGGCACGCGTTCCACTCCGGGTGCATCACCGAGTGGTTGGGGAAGAGCAACACGTGCCCTCTCTGCCGCCACGCTCTGCCTACAGACCTGGACGATGGCCCTTAA